The sequence GCCACTATCTCAATTTGCGCATTCAAGGCTAAAAATTCACTCTTTAATTTGTCGAGGCTTGCGCTGTCCTGTCGGTTTATTATTCGCTTTTTAAAGGGCTTGTAGATCACTGGGGAATGAGCGTTTCGCTTCTTCTGGACCAGACGGGGGCGCTTTGGGGTGCTGGAGGCATCCGGTTTACtttttgaatttgtttttGCCTGCGGGGATTGCCAGTCCCAGGCTACTTCATTGTTTGTGTCCTGGGTTAGAAGGAGGGGGGAGGTACGGTACTCTTGGGTCAGAGGCTCTTGGGATTGGATCTTTGAACGATTTGGCGTGTTCTGTTCTGACGGATGACGATCGGGTCTCTTGTCCTCCAATAATCCATTCTCTGTGgaaatgacaatttttgttacggttttttttttgttttcagatGGTTAAGGGTTCGCAGACTAATCGGACAATTTTGAAGGGTCTGGGCTTATTTTGAAGCCTTGAAAAATATGGTgggggtgaaataaaaatttgagaatttcTCTCTGCGCATAAAAATGAACTAGTAAACTGTTGTCAGTGGGCATTGAAACATTTAATTCCACTGTGATTCcggtaataataaaattccgtTGATACTCATTATCATGTACGATTACTCAAGTTTGACCTTATTCACCTTCGATGTGCATCCTCCTGTCCAGCATCattggatttttaatattcacaTTCATGTTATTCGTGAAGACTCGAAGAGCTTTCAAACAGGTTAGTTATAACGGTATTCTATCAGATGTTGAATCTCTTCTCTCATCTTTGTTTCACAATGGACCAGTGGGTTTACGAGACCTTCTCCCGAGAATATAACTTGTTAGTCACTGGCTAAACAAGACACTTTTCCGTTTATTTATCTGGGATGAATAGTGGATATCAACAATTTAAGACTGTCGGTGACGCAGTTAGAGGTTGTCTACGGCCTGTCGTCACTGCCTTACCGAGGGAGACCACTGGAGATTCCTTGGGGCACCTCCAGTGGCGCCAGTGCCCCCAGGCAAACCTAACCTAAAAGATAACAACGACAATAGCAACAAGACAGGGCCCATtgttgtaaatattttcagtgaCTGGGCAGCGTAAGTAATCGAGATGAAGGTCCAGTTGTATGAAGAAATCGTAAGTGAGTTCAAGAAATTCAAGGGATTATCGAGGGACTGCGCTTACATGCTGATACATAAATACCCAGAGTAAGAAAAACAATATGTTTACTGTCATCACCTCTCAAGACTTCCCCATTTCTTCTGGACCGTCTACTCACCCTTCATTACTCAGTCTTAATTTAATTCCCCCAGTGTTCCTGCAACCGCCATCCACGGAATAATTTCCTCGGAAATAAGGCTGAAGATGATGAGCGCCAGGGGACGACTGTCCTCACGGAACGTCAGCTACCTTGACAAATACATGACAGAGACAAATCGACCAGGCGTACCCACAGGAATAATCGTGAGGATGTCCGCAGCCCTGAACGTATGCCCGTCCTTCCTCGCCCGTATGATACTCGAGGAATACGTCGAGACTGCCGGTCCCCCATATACAAGGGCAGACATCTCCAAATACATGAAGGACACCACGCATATCGATAATCCTAGACTGGCCCACGAAATTTATCTGTGTATTCTGTACGACGACAGAAATGGAATGATATCAGACTCGTTTTGCAGTGCCGTTGGCTTTGAGTACGAGGTGAAATTGGAGAATTATCTCCAGGAGAGGAATATTCCGTACCTCACTGAGGAGAACCTAAAGGTTCAGGGCTACGACAAAACACCTGATATCAAACTGGAGGTTCCCATTGCTGTTAATGGCTTCGTAATCAATTGGATCGAGTCCAAGGCAAGATTCGGCACACCCTCGATCCACAGGTCACATCTGAACAAGCAGTACTTCAGCTACTGGAATAGGTTCGGCCCTGGGCTTGTTATCTACTGGTTTGGCTTTGTGGAGGAGCTAATAGAGTCCATTGAggacaaatttattattctggACCGCTTTCCAGAGGACATCACCTACATGAATCCCCTGATCGAGCTAGATAATTATCAATTGGATACGGAAGAGGAATCTTAATATTTTAGTTTACTAATTTAGTGGAAATGTGAGAATGATACATTTGTCAGGTTGTGATGTTTTTTAACCAAAAGATTTATACATAAATTTACAATGTTTTTGTACTCTGGTTTTCTTTTATTGGAATGTTCTATAACTTGTAGGGTTCATTGAACGTttgttgaatttaattaacaaattcgtGTGCTAATTGAAGAGACAGTTGCGGATATTTTCTTACTTTCAAGGAAACATTTGCACAGCACTTCACAggttttttcctttcattattttcgtcATGGCAACGAATTGATTGGTCGAAGTCAATGAAATTCCCCCATAAGACAGAAAATCCTTAgatttttaatagaaattgAATCAGTTAAACGATGAGTGATAACGAACTTCCTTCGGAAATCGAGGAGGATGAGAAGACTATTcttgaagaaatgaaaaaaattgaggagctAGATGCTTCTATTCACGATCTGGAGCTACAAATAAAGGTATTTCGCAAACGAATTTTtatgttaaaaatattctgtacGAGATTTACCGTAATTCCAGAAGGGTAACGAGGACCTCTCGAAggaacaatttaaaaatcgtGAAAGACTAAAGGACATGATGTTGTCAAGTCCACCAGAGTGTGCCATTCTCTCTAAgaatacaattaattttttgaatttacatAAAACTGAAGATTCCGAAGTTGATCATGAGGAAATCATCAACATGACtgacgaagagaaaaaacgAATCAATGATTTACTCGAGGATTTTTCAGACGATAAAGGGTTGAATCCTTACTTCATTAACGATGAGATGCAAAATATATTGACCACTGATTACAAAGATGAGTCTAATTAATGTAAGACGACGAACATAACGATtactaatttttatcttttttctttttatcggAGATCGTGTATTTGTCGTAGCTTTTTGTTGGATCGAAGGGCTCCCATCTGCTCGCTGGAAAGATGTGTTTATTCCTCTCGTACCAAGacctgaaaaaataaaatgagaaagaaTGAGGATCTGATTaagattttattcattaaatagagaagaaatgaatttttcacttgcCTCAGTAAGACTTTACCAGCATGTGACTCTTCAGTCTCCACCGAGGCATCGTGCACCATCCTGATGTCGTCATGAACATCGAAAGTGAATAGAGGACCACTTTTGCCTCTAGCTTTGGTGACAATGAAGTCATAAAATGTGTAATGATGAGGGAGAATTAAATCCTCCTTCACATACATCAGTTGATCAGCCATGACAGTCTTGAGTTCACTGAACTCTCGTCGCAGGACCTCCAGGCACCGTTGGAGTAGCTGATAGATAGAGTTACCTGCCAACAGTGCGAACTATTCCCCATTAGTGATGAGCTCAACGACCATAACTCTCCAAATTtattgtcaataattttttattcatttctcccaCACGAATGACGAGTGAAACAATAGGTAAACCCTTACCTTTCTTCATCATGACACTCCTCCTGTGTCCAGAACCATCCCAGTAGCTGAAGGTGATCTCGATCTCTTCCTCCTTGAGGGCATTCTGCTTCATAGCCCACTCCTGCCTGAGTTCCTCTCGCAACCTGTtctcctcttcctctctctccctgtccctcagGAAACTCGTGTCCACGTGtggatttttcttaattttcttGACAGCTGGTGTTGCATCATCGTCTTCAGAATTCTCCTCCGAATCCTCCTCATCCTCGTCAAGATTAAATGACAATGCCTGAATCTGCTTCTTCTGTTTATTCTTCTCTGCCTGTTTTGCTGCAAGTGCCCTCTCTTTCTCctgctccttctctttctccttcTGTGCTAATTTTCTTTCTCGTTCCTTGACAATGTTCTCCTGCTTAGCTTTCATCTCGTTCAAGGTTACCAGGCCTATCGTCGAGGTCTTCAGCTGTTGTTCAACAGCATTGTAGTGAGTGGCGAATTTATTCTCGATGTTGTGGATCTTCAGGTCGTCTTCGATTTTCTTTTTACGAAGTTCTATTTCTTGTTGGGCTATCTCTcgttttttcatcaactgcaTTGCTCTGCCAGCCTCACTGGCTGCTCCTTTGTAGTGGGccattgtttattaattaatttctcaacGACTTAATGAATATTCGATGGTTTGTTGATGACAATATAACCTATTTCAGGTGCAGGATGTTGTTAAcactttggaatttttttgtcactcaattattttactttttagGGCGATAATTCACTACCCAAAGACTCCACAAAATTGTTGAACTGTTTTTTGCacaaaataattgttatttaagTCGATAATATGTTGAAAATGTTGGATACACATGGAGAAGTGTCAAAACAACATTTTATAATGAAGCACGAAACAGGGAAAGGACAAAGAAGGGGGAGGTTCTTTACTTTATCGACATATTTTGCCGAGTTGTGaacattatcaataattagtaaaaaccattaaaaaagtaaaaaataactaGTCAATAACAATCGTAATAACGAtggaaacaaatttattttatggttATACAAAGCCTGGGAAAAATATATCCAACGATATCACTAATCGAACATGGCGGATTCCCtggagataatcgattatgtcatagtcataatcgatcatttgccaatcgataatcgattagagCAAAACCCGGCATGCAACGCGGCGATCACGGTGGCCCTAGTCGCTTGGAAAAGTGGAACTGCGCATGGGCAAGATGGCGGTGGGTCATTGGCACTGAACGACGAGTTTGGTGAATACTCGTGGGTTTTTGCGGAAAGTCAGGATAAAATCACCTAATTAGTTATTAAAACTACGCAGATTGGCTAACTATCATGGAGAGGAACGATCTGATCGCGAATTTGAGGtgaatattcataaattatatCCGCTAGAACGAAAAATGAAAGTCCAGACACACAAACCGAGTGCGCAACGACTCCGCGCAATTACGTAATGGCGGTGAGTCGCTGGCACTGACCAACGAGTTTGGCGAATACTCTTGGATTTTCTGAGGAAAGATGGGATAAAGTCatctaattaattatgaagaCTACCCGAATTGAGTAATTATCGTGGAGAGGAAGTGTTTGACGATGAATCGAAGGACAATTTTCGTCAATTACGTAGACCAGAACGGTATTAACAAACAGAGTTACCCTTCCAGAAGGGTTTTGGTGATGCTCTTCGGTTTTTCGCGGAAAATAAgggtaaaatcaataaaataattacaaatattATTCTAAATTACTAGTCATCATGGCGAGCAACGAtttaaaattgcatttgaCGACAATTTTCGTAAACTGCCAGCGCTagagcaaaataaaaatttggcaAAACAATCTCATGAGCAACATGCCTCCGTAAATTCACCATGACAACTAGTCTGGTGGGAAACAATGGGTTTGATGACTTCTAGATATTTTCATACGAATGGAGAAGAACATCACGAACATGAtgtcatcaataattaataactatGAACTGCAACAATTTTACAATGAATTTATCGCTTAGTTCGAGGTATTCACAAGTTCAAATGTGTTTCCTCGTCTTTTTACGTGTCAGCTTTTCTGCCACATTACAAGATGGCGCCTGCTGTACAATTCTGGGGAGACTAATGAGTGTTTCGACCGTTTTGtgataataattgattttttaatgaatcgaAAGTCAAtgcaaaattgaggaaaattaagtttttaaattgagaaggacatgaataattaataaaacatcaataatttttttttattttagtgcTGTGAGTGGTGAAGTGCATTGGAAGTTTCGTTCTTACCGACGTGTAGTGCAAGTCTCAAGATGGCGAAGTTTGTGCTCAATCCTGCAAGTgtcttaatttaattttttttatcagtcatttaattttttaaaaaatcgctaGTGAAGTATGAAAAGTGAAAAGTGATGATGCAAGAAAGAAATGATTTAGCGATAAAATTGGTGTTTGTGAAAAGTGAAAAGCCGTTTGAACgagaaaaaatcaggaaattctGGGAGTTCATCGGACACCATCCAGAGCTGCAACCGTATGTCCCGCCGATCGGTGAGTCCccagaatttaattaattagatatTCATTGGTTATTGCGGTGATTAGAAATGAAGCGGAAAGAATGCGAAGAAACGAGGAAATTCACTCAGACTCACCAATGTGAGGTTGGAACCCTCCCTGAGGTCTCAAGTCCCCATAAAACTTCGCGTCCTGAGCCCTCGAAATGCCCCAAGAGTCGCATATTTGGGTAATAATTCAAGTCCCAGAGTTTAAGGGGTCATTCaaggattttaattattttttcctatcAAACTCTTCTCCCCTGCCCCTATTTGTGATGAGTAGATGTCAGAATAtggatttttggattttgaatttttttggcaaTTAAATTGTCTCAATCATTAGACGTTCTGAAGTATTAAATTCCATCGTTAACGATGTCAAgtacattttccattttttgtagtcaaatatttctttttttttttttttttttttcatttacttctAGACCTGATACGAGAAATTCATTTGAGCTAtattcacccccccccccttcgcgTTCCCGGGcccttttatttaattatctaaCGGCCAagtaaattagaaaaattgaaatcgcaaataacttcgaaaaaaactaccatattcgcaaaaaaaaacaaaattaatattcaaataatattCCATTTGTCTTTAAGAAGAACTTGAGAGGCCCCTAATCATTCACCTCAcccaatagaaaaaaattgacaaatttcTCGCTTAATTTTAAGCACAAAGTCCCTGACCCTAGCATCGGAGATAGAAGAGACCTATCAAGACCTGAACAATGAACTTCTAGCATTCGAAAAGCGAAAACAAACCGAAGAATCCCGACAAGTTGAATCGATAGACGAAGACTCATGGGAATATATGGCCCTAGATTCGAGATCCCATGATTTTCCATCCCATTGCTAATTACACTAGtattctatttaattttttttacctcatgatggaattaataataaaaggaTTAAACAAAATAGGAGGAAAAATAGACAAGTGGCCTCGCGTAAACCACTGATTACGCAATTAATGCCAGTTGGCGTTGGTGGTTAAGGCGCTAGTCATCTGACTCTGTTGCATATTCGTTTCGGGGTGTACCTTAACGCGGTAAAAGGTAAATCGAGATCGTGGTTTATCATCTATAACGAGGTTAGGGTTATCTAGCCCGATGCAGGCTCAACGCCAGAGGGATTGGATATCGAATATCAAGTAATATTTAGTGGGAGAGTGGGTGGTGATGATAGggcggcggggggggggggggggaggttgAGGGGAAAATTCACTAACTAGTGCATGGTAGCAAGGTGCATTTTATAACGAGGTAAACCtgttgtatttttcatttgacgaTAATGAAGagggaattaattataaattcgtgTCGATGTCGAAGCGATTCTCATTAATCCGGATATTCCTGTCagaagataaaataaaaatttgagacataattttttatttatttaagggGAACGGAATTTCTGCATTTCAtagacaattatttatttatctttattgataaatatacaGTTTTAAACGGAGTCATTGTTCATTAAAAACGCGTGCGTTGACGAGTACCTGAAGCTGTCActcgaaaattattgaatattatttagtaattaattttgtttattttttttaatgaagtttgttattatttttcgggTGTCACCAGCTTCAGGTATATTTCATTGACCATGTGCCAGTAGACGAAGGTTTTTTTAACCATCAGCTGCAATAATAATTAGGGAATTAATTATGGTTTAGTCTTGatatcaaaatgaaaaaaaaaaaatcaaccttaTGATTACCTACAGCAACGGTGTCCGATCACCCGTTAATAAGGAAGCTCGATTGATCCTGAAGATAACAGAATCGACGTTGTTCCACTGTTGCTATATATATCCATCAGGTATGGTCGTTCCCTCAGGGACAAAAAAGAACTCGAACATTTTAAATACGGTGTATACCGAAAAAGTTGAGGGGACGACGTCGTGAATACGTCGTAACGAATTTGTTTCCCTGACCAATGAGCCAGAAACTGTACCCCCACAACTTATTTCTTTTTACCTTCGTCCCCTCGtgaaggagaatttttttagggcCCTAgactttattttataaatataaaatacttCAATACTTAAActctaattttttcattcattaattaccaCTAGAattcatttcttcatttttttttctgttttttattttttttttctttttttgacaattttttttttcacgttttcaatttaaatatttaaataatattgaataattcagctttttcatccgcttttgtTTAAATCAGTAATTAATATCGGGGTTTTGggggttgttttttttattgcctccaaaattattgaaaattgtgtaaatattttaatacttcatgaaaatttattatgaacTCATGGCATCTCGTGTTTCCGGGGCTTTGCCAACAATACCCGCAGACAAATGAGCATCCCACCACCCTATTGTTCGTCCTGCTCCTTctgataaaaatacaaaacagtGGTTGCTGTTACCGGGGTGTCCTTTAAAGTGAGAGGTAGATATTGAGACTGGGGGGTCTTCGATCAACCTGATGCGGGCCAACGCCGATTAAGCCGTCGTTGCTTCGTCGAATTTACGTCAGGTTACTTGTTCCTGATCATTGTTTTTTACAAGTTTCGATTTTCAATAGGATCTTCGTCAATCGGCGACTGGGTACCGTATCCTTACATAGAAAAATTCACAGGGAATTATTTATCTCAGTAACAATTACCCGGAGGAAATAATTTCCCCGATCATTAGATTATGGAGCGTTCAATAattcgtttaattttttttatttgttgaaaaataaaaaaaaaacacattagtaattaggaaaattcagtaattttgTTCTAGTTCGTTCAGTTGGATCTTCGGaaagttaaataaattttttagttgAGGCTCCGAGGCTGGTTTTTGGATCTACAATAATGTAatggattttcaaaatttggagattttttttgtgattaatgaaattgtttaattttaaataatctcggggattaaattaaaatggaaaaaaatatgatagtGGATGTTCGGGAGCGCTGCCAAATTAACAAAGATTTATGACCACACCCGAGAAGACCCGATGTTCCATTCTATTAACGTCGTATTATACTCGCCCCGTAAAATTACCTGGCCAACTGGTTATACGTTGCGTTTAGAGGGACGTGGAATCGCGTGTTTTCGATTCAATACGTGTAAGACGTTTAACTCGCATTGCGCTTTACGCTTCCGTTTGGCCAATTTacatttgaattttgattAATGGAAATTTCCGGCTAATGGAATGGCCTCGGTGAGGAAAATATCACGGgggaattcattttattttataattgaaatGATGATTTTGAGTTTAACAACTTTATTAATGCATTTGATGAgatgtttgaaatttttttgagaggaAATAATCGTGAAtttggatgtttttttttttatttatttgattttgaaGACAGTGAGAGTATAAGTGTTTCTTACTATTTAAAAATACTATTTTCGCTGGTGGATTCGTCAGTGAAAATAGTATTTTGTGTACATGGAGAGGAAaatgtgataatttttatggtgtgattacgagaaaaattactttgttgtaaaaaaaaattactgtgccgcgtagtaaattttgtttattggaTCAGGAAAAGTTCTATATCGGcctcataaaaattgatacatttcccatgacgaagtccaacgtcggcaataatcggttatattcggcgctcatcgttaaccaatcgcAATGAGTTGGAGAAGAATTTCTGGGTgacacagtaaaaaatgaaggaaggcccaataaaataaactgataatAAGGGATAAGAAttgctatcaattttttattttatcctcaaataaaaaattatagaccttcaaattttattgtgctgtttagtaaattttacgaagccacatattattaattacaaaaaaattattttaatttttacttgTGAGTAAAAGATATTCCattgcacctcgattctagtCCCCCgcaccgtaatttttcacagacttttctcttcgtgtaaatATGACGGAATAATTACGACTTTTTGAGTGAACTTTCAAGACAAAGTCCAGAACGTTTCAGAAAAACTGAAAcattcagttaaaaaattcataactattccacaatttttactaaatactGTTTtcactgacagattacggaacaggcaattaattgttaaagaatttttttccaccgttTTAAActttttccgaaaaattccctaaaaaattgcgtaacttttccgtaattttgaccgAATACACTTTTCACCGATTATCAATCCCATAATTCAAATGATACTAACAAATCACTGATATCATTATCAAATTCAAATATGGGGATAAATAGTTCCTTTCTAACTCATCATCAAATATTGATAATGATTTTTGATTAGAAatatgaagatgaaaaaaaaaaataattcccgaCATCCTCATTTCCAAGAAGACACATTTGTTTCTAAACGGTCTAGCGACTTTATAATTTCATTACGGGTTCTCGGGTTCTTCGCCTTGC is a genomic window of Diachasmimorpha longicaudata isolate KC_UGA_2023 chromosome 16, iyDiaLong2, whole genome shotgun sequence containing:
- the LOC135170018 gene encoding CDAN1-interacting nuclease 1, whose protein sequence is MKVQLYEEIVSEFKKFKGLSRDCAYMLIHKYPDVPATAIHGIISSEIRLKMMSARGRLSSRNVSYLDKYMTETNRPGVPTGIIVRMSAALNVCPSFLARMILEEYVETAGPPYTRADISKYMKDTTHIDNPRLAHEIYLCILYDDRNGMISDSFCSAVGFEYEVKLENYLQERNIPYLTEENLKVQGYDKTPDIKLEVPIAVNGFVINWIESKARFGTPSIHRSHLNKQYFSYWNRFGPGLVIYWFGFVEELIESIEDKFIILDRFPEDITYMNPLIELDNYQLDTEEES
- the LOC135170011 gene encoding protein FAM50 homolog, which codes for MAHYKGAASEAGRAMQLMKKREIAQQEIELRKKKIEDDLKIHNIENKFATHYNAVEQQLKTSTIGLVTLNEMKAKQENIVKERERKLAQKEKEKEQEKERALAAKQAEKNKQKKQIQALSFNLDEDEEDSEENSEDDDATPAVKKIKKNPHVDTSFLRDREREEEENRLREELRQEWAMKQNALKEEEIEITFSYWDGSGHRRSVMMKKGNSIYQLLQRCLEVLRREFSELKTVMADQLMYVKEDLILPHHYTFYDFIVTKARGKSGPLFTFDVHDDIRMVHDASVETEESHAGKVLLRSWYERNKHIFPASRWEPFDPTKSYDKYTISDKKKKDKN